One Luteolibacter flavescens DNA segment encodes these proteins:
- a CDS encoding DNA repair ATPase yields MSEESPKPDQLEGGAYEVIRARLDKHAATLRSGLDALNAERLEVFGGIETALLATERVSTEHNCVARDLVAIGKRRFLFGYNIQFGLKQTTDIKDVFAAYEFDTESRAFTALPVEDVLAGPRFAEDFAYLFKYYREAVFQKFMIIGPHLYLVMRAGKTVDDIKAFKWRLEGDGTLEYIGNRFDHECVFPAQQEFQWQRAHRGMHRAGTHPHISIEDRVFVETVGGDLTVKIEDNTASGQGIYSEPVTESDQTLDDAEIFYATVGSLILLKILPYRESMHRHLVFNEKTKTVHRIDAIGDSCVLLPDDHGLIFANGYLLQSGEVKTFDHGLMDMRFERKVASSNGEDVLYSFYNRAAGDYVLLSYNRIQQSVATPIVCSGYSLFGSGQLVLFRGDGQPQKHHALQIWQTPYLDDETSTAAATNKDSFLYKIGNPELVRGMAEARELLTLLAKDDSFAGLYLDVVKRSGDLLDAYFWLDRAECQSLAAPVREIKKAGETAIGEFEKVQKLRSVATERTTAVRTAVEKLVRETKTSPPDALNGFVHQLAGLRKLRGEIISLRDVRYTDAAVIAGFEKEVVETTDAVSARTVDFLLGEDSLKSYAASIDTQEAALAKIAKVTEADEVATALDQAATELEMLIEIVGGLKIADATQTTAIIERISALYARLNGTRGSLRNKRRELARGEGEAQFAAQMKLLSQALANYLDLCDTPEKCDESLTRLMVQVEELEGKFAEFDEYIEQIATRREEIYDAFEGRRTQLVEARGKRAGAFFKSAERILAGIRNRVASFGEVEEIHSYFATDPMIEKVRDLIAQLQQLGDTVKADDLQTRLKTLREDGVRQLKDKKDLYVDGENVIRFGKNSFNVNTQPLEMTIVPHDDAMAFHLTGTKFFEPITDAEFLATRDAWDLEVPSESPRVARVEYLVWQFLRHGSTTDNLLAAVQAFMQPRYAEGYTKGIHDEDAAKILEKLLPIHAEAGLLRFGPRDRAAAVLFWESWEDPAKTRLAGQFASYGKRRSLFAGGDETESWKSRLADAFAKWSADHGLFADVIAAKVADYLSEELAGGGAFLVSAAASELSRQFHHVLVAKRAESVFKELLGDQETPAFVRYEIARDWLAGFVANHPESLADTPAELLPAVIDEAAVQFARGGYEQRAVKSVPLSFRAEGLRSSHPRIADGALEIHYSEFLDRLERHERTDAAAFRALAERKSQLTGAKRQQMRLDEFKPKVMSAFVRNRLIDEVYLPLIGDNLAKQLGTAGANTRTDRMGLLLLISPPGYGKTTIMEYVANRLGLTFVKINGPALGHRVLSLDPAEAPNASARMEVERANLALEMGDNVMLYLDDIQHTDPEFLQKFISLCDAQRKIEGVWKGQARTYDLRGRKVAVVMAGNPYTESGGKFQIPDMLANRADTYNLGDILGGHAAAFKASYIENSLTSNATLSKLASRSQKDVLMLIRVAETGSRDGADFEGNYTPAEIEEMLAVVKHLLSVRDTILRVNLQYIASAAQEDAYRTEPPFKLQGSYRNMNRITEKVLPLMTTEEVRQIVIDHYRGESQNLTTAAEANLLKFYEMEGLLDEAQTARWDQIKKEFNKRKLLGAGGESDPVARVVAQLTQFNDGLEAIKDGISRAGERYAAPQSLADQTIGQLRTIIEGLRAVPVQVDIKVVPVQDDRGSIESVDSSEKPPLAFEPDVKQG; encoded by the coding sequence ATGTCTGAAGAATCTCCCAAGCCCGACCAGCTCGAAGGTGGCGCGTATGAAGTCATCCGCGCCCGGCTGGACAAGCACGCCGCGACGCTGCGGAGCGGACTCGATGCATTGAATGCCGAGCGCCTCGAGGTGTTCGGCGGCATCGAGACGGCGCTGCTCGCCACCGAGCGCGTGTCCACCGAGCACAATTGCGTGGCCCGCGACCTCGTCGCGATCGGCAAGCGGCGCTTCCTTTTCGGTTACAATATCCAGTTCGGCCTGAAGCAGACGACGGACATCAAGGACGTCTTCGCCGCGTATGAGTTCGATACCGAGTCGCGTGCCTTCACCGCCTTGCCGGTTGAGGACGTGCTGGCCGGACCGCGCTTCGCCGAGGACTTCGCGTACCTTTTCAAGTACTACCGCGAGGCCGTCTTCCAGAAGTTCATGATCATCGGCCCGCACCTGTATCTCGTGATGCGGGCGGGCAAGACGGTCGATGACATCAAGGCCTTCAAGTGGCGGCTGGAGGGCGATGGGACGCTCGAGTACATCGGGAATCGCTTCGACCACGAGTGCGTCTTCCCCGCGCAGCAGGAGTTCCAGTGGCAGCGTGCCCACCGCGGCATGCACCGCGCTGGCACCCACCCGCACATCTCCATCGAGGACCGCGTTTTCGTCGAGACCGTCGGCGGCGACCTCACCGTGAAGATCGAGGACAATACCGCTTCGGGCCAGGGCATCTATTCCGAGCCGGTGACGGAGAGCGACCAGACGCTCGATGACGCGGAGATCTTCTACGCCACCGTCGGCTCGCTCATCCTGCTGAAGATTCTGCCCTACCGCGAGAGCATGCACCGCCACCTCGTCTTCAACGAGAAGACGAAGACGGTGCACCGCATTGATGCCATCGGCGACTCCTGCGTGCTGCTGCCGGATGACCATGGCCTCATCTTCGCGAATGGCTACCTGCTGCAGAGCGGGGAGGTGAAGACTTTCGACCACGGCCTCATGGACATGCGCTTCGAGCGCAAGGTCGCCAGCTCGAATGGTGAGGACGTCCTCTACTCCTTCTACAACCGCGCGGCGGGCGATTACGTCCTGCTTTCCTACAACCGCATCCAGCAATCGGTGGCGACGCCCATCGTCTGCTCGGGCTACTCGCTCTTCGGCAGCGGCCAGCTCGTGCTCTTCCGCGGGGATGGCCAGCCGCAGAAGCACCACGCGCTGCAAATATGGCAGACGCCGTACTTGGACGACGAGACCAGCACGGCCGCCGCGACGAACAAGGACTCCTTCCTCTACAAGATCGGCAATCCCGAGCTGGTCCGTGGCATGGCCGAGGCGCGCGAGCTACTGACGCTGCTGGCCAAGGACGACTCCTTCGCCGGCCTCTACCTCGATGTGGTGAAGCGCTCGGGCGACCTGCTCGATGCCTACTTCTGGCTCGACCGCGCCGAGTGCCAGTCGCTCGCCGCACCGGTCCGCGAGATCAAGAAGGCGGGCGAGACTGCCATCGGTGAATTCGAGAAAGTCCAGAAGCTCCGCTCCGTCGCCACCGAGCGCACCACCGCCGTCCGCACCGCGGTGGAAAAGCTCGTGCGCGAGACGAAGACCTCGCCGCCGGATGCGCTGAATGGCTTCGTCCATCAGCTCGCGGGACTGCGGAAGCTGCGCGGCGAGATCATCTCGCTGCGCGACGTCCGCTACACCGATGCGGCGGTCATCGCGGGCTTCGAGAAGGAAGTGGTCGAGACCACCGACGCCGTGTCCGCGCGCACCGTCGATTTCCTGTTAGGCGAGGATTCGCTGAAGTCCTACGCCGCATCCATCGACACGCAGGAGGCCGCGCTGGCGAAGATCGCGAAGGTCACGGAAGCCGACGAGGTCGCCACCGCCCTCGACCAGGCCGCGACCGAGCTGGAAATGCTCATCGAGATCGTGGGCGGCCTGAAGATCGCCGACGCGACGCAGACCACCGCCATCATCGAGCGCATCTCGGCCCTCTATGCACGGCTGAATGGCACACGCGGTTCGCTGCGGAACAAGCGCCGGGAGCTCGCTCGCGGCGAGGGCGAGGCGCAATTCGCCGCGCAGATGAAGCTTCTCTCGCAGGCGCTCGCGAACTACCTCGACCTCTGCGACACGCCGGAGAAGTGCGACGAATCGCTGACCCGCCTGATGGTGCAGGTGGAGGAGCTGGAAGGGAAGTTCGCGGAGTTCGACGAATACATCGAGCAGATCGCCACGCGCCGCGAGGAGATCTACGATGCCTTCGAGGGTCGCCGCACGCAGCTCGTGGAGGCACGGGGCAAGCGTGCCGGTGCCTTCTTCAAGTCCGCCGAGCGCATCCTCGCGGGCATCCGGAATCGCGTCGCGTCCTTTGGCGAGGTGGAGGAGATCCATTCGTACTTCGCGACCGATCCGATGATCGAGAAGGTCCGCGACCTCATCGCCCAGCTCCAGCAGCTCGGCGACACGGTGAAGGCGGACGATCTCCAGACGCGCCTCAAGACGCTGCGCGAAGACGGCGTGCGCCAGCTCAAGGACAAGAAGGACCTCTACGTCGATGGCGAGAATGTCATCCGCTTCGGCAAGAATTCCTTCAATGTGAACACGCAGCCGCTGGAGATGACCATCGTGCCTCACGACGACGCGATGGCCTTCCATCTCACCGGCACGAAGTTCTTCGAGCCCATCACCGATGCGGAGTTCCTCGCCACGCGCGATGCGTGGGATCTGGAGGTGCCGAGCGAGAGCCCGCGTGTCGCGCGCGTGGAGTACCTCGTCTGGCAATTCCTCCGCCATGGCAGCACCACGGACAATCTCCTCGCGGCCGTGCAGGCCTTCATGCAGCCGCGCTATGCCGAGGGCTACACGAAGGGCATCCACGACGAGGATGCGGCGAAGATTTTGGAGAAGCTCCTGCCCATCCATGCGGAGGCCGGGCTGCTGCGCTTCGGCCCGCGGGATCGCGCGGCAGCCGTGCTCTTCTGGGAATCGTGGGAGGATCCTGCGAAGACGCGTCTCGCGGGACAATTCGCCTCCTACGGGAAGCGTCGTAGTTTGTTCGCCGGTGGCGACGAGACGGAGTCGTGGAAGTCCCGTCTCGCGGATGCCTTCGCGAAATGGAGCGCCGATCACGGGCTCTTCGCGGATGTCATCGCCGCGAAGGTGGCGGACTATCTCTCTGAGGAACTCGCGGGCGGCGGGGCCTTTCTGGTGTCCGCCGCGGCTTCCGAGCTGAGCCGCCAGTTCCACCACGTCCTGGTGGCCAAGCGCGCGGAGAGTGTCTTCAAGGAACTGCTGGGCGACCAGGAGACGCCCGCATTTGTCCGCTACGAGATCGCCCGCGACTGGCTGGCGGGCTTCGTCGCGAACCATCCGGAGTCGCTGGCGGACACTCCCGCCGAGCTGCTGCCCGCGGTGATCGACGAAGCCGCGGTGCAGTTCGCGCGCGGTGGCTACGAGCAGCGCGCGGTGAAGTCCGTGCCGCTGTCTTTCCGTGCGGAGGGCCTGCGCTCCAGCCACCCGCGGATCGCGGATGGCGCGCTGGAGATCCACTACAGCGAATTCCTTGATCGCCTGGAGCGCCACGAGCGTACCGATGCGGCTGCCTTCCGCGCGCTCGCCGAGCGGAAGTCCCAGCTCACCGGGGCGAAGCGCCAGCAGATGCGGCTCGATGAATTCAAGCCAAAGGTGATGAGCGCCTTCGTCCGGAACCGCCTCATCGACGAGGTCTATCTGCCACTCATCGGCGACAATCTCGCGAAGCAGCTCGGCACCGCGGGTGCGAATACCCGCACCGACCGCATGGGCCTGCTGCTGCTCATCTCGCCGCCCGGCTATGGCAAGACGACCATCATGGAGTACGTGGCGAATCGCCTCGGCCTCACCTTCGTGAAGATCAATGGCCCCGCGCTCGGCCACCGCGTGCTCTCGCTCGACCCCGCCGAGGCGCCGAATGCCTCCGCGCGCATGGAAGTCGAGCGCGCGAACCTGGCGCTGGAAATGGGTGACAACGTGATGCTCTACCTCGACGACATCCAGCACACCGACCCCGAGTTCCTGCAGAAGTTCATCAGCCTTTGCGATGCCCAGCGGAAGATCGAGGGCGTGTGGAAGGGGCAGGCGCGCACCTATGACCTGCGTGGCCGGAAGGTCGCCGTGGTCATGGCGGGCAATCCCTACACCGAGAGCGGCGGCAAGTTCCAGATCCCGGACATGCTCGCGAACCGAGCCGACACCTACAATCTCGGTGACATCCTCGGCGGACACGCCGCAGCCTTCAAGGCGAGCTACATCGAAAACTCGCTCACCTCGAATGCTACGCTGTCGAAGCTCGCCAGCCGCTCGCAAAAGGACGTGCTGATGCTCATCCGCGTGGCGGAGACCGGCAGCCGCGACGGCGCGGACTTCGAGGGGAATTACACGCCCGCCGAGATCGAGGAGATGCTCGCCGTGGTGAAGCACCTGCTTTCCGTGCGCGACACCATCCTGCGGGTGAATCTGCAATACATCGCCAGCGCCGCGCAGGAAGACGCCTACCGTACCGAGCCGCCCTTCAAGCTCCAGGGCTCCTACCGGAACATGAACCGCATCACCGAGAAGGTGCTGCCGCTCATGACGACCGAGGAAGTCCGGCAGATCGTGATCGACCACTACCGCGGCGAGTCGCAGAACCTCACCACCGCCGCCGAGGCAAACCTGCTGAAGTTCTACGAAATGGAGGGTCTGTTAGACGAGGCCCAGACCGCGCGTTGGGACCAGATCAAGAAGGAGTTCAACAAGCGCAAGCTGCTCGGGGCCGGTGGCGAGAGCGATCCCGTCGCCCGTGTCGTCGCGCAGCTCACGCAGTTTAATGACGGCCTTGAGGCGATCAAGGATGGCATCTCCCGCGCGGGCGAGCGCTACGCCGCGCCGCAGTCGCTGGCCGATCAGACCATCGGCCAGCTCCGCACGATCATCGAGGGCCTCCGTGCGGTCCCCGTGCAGGTGGACATCAAAGTCGTGCCCGTGCAGGACGACCGCGGCAGCATCGAAAGCGTGGACTCCTCGGAGAAGCCCCCCCTGGCCTTCGAGCCGGATGTGAAGCAGGGGTAG
- a CDS encoding GxxExxY protein: MSELLYKQESYEIMGACFEVYKEMGIGFYEPIYHECLEKEFRWRNLPYVHHPGLALVYKGEPLKQSYEADFVMFSKIVLEVKVAKCLIDEHRAQVINYLRATGFQLGLLVNFGRLGGLEWERIVLTDWIRERSEPPDLN, from the coding sequence ATGAGCGAGCTACTCTACAAGCAGGAGAGCTATGAGATCATGGGTGCCTGCTTCGAGGTCTACAAGGAGATGGGAATCGGCTTCTACGAACCCATCTACCACGAGTGCCTCGAGAAGGAGTTTCGCTGGAGGAATCTGCCCTACGTCCACCATCCCGGTCTTGCCCTTGTCTACAAAGGTGAGCCGCTGAAGCAGTCCTATGAAGCTGACTTCGTGATGTTCTCGAAGATCGTGCTCGAAGTGAAGGTCGCGAAGTGCCTCATCGACGAGCATCGTGCCCAAGTGATCAATTATCTCAGGGCTACAGGCTTCCAGCTCGGTCTTCTCGTGAACTTCGGTCGTCTCGGTGGACTTGAGTGGGAGCGGATCGTTCTCACCGACTGGATCAGGGAGCGAAGCGAGCCCCCTGATCTCAACTGA
- a CDS encoding sigma factor: MSERTGDGVQILLYPDLAMADPVSLSRPDDFAAMRVVEEALAERAGALAEREFSLRWMETHAPVRHFLLGFLSDRSVVDDCLQEVALIAWKKGPRDGSPEQFLAFSLECAKRLAMAEVRKKYRTKKKLLSLETHAALATRAMEFELRDAHSPRDRVSALRSCMASLEPPARRLLELRYASQGDPSVLKGEARKTGSSMDAIYKKLERLRALLKVCVTSKLKGPGNDAE; this comes from the coding sequence ATGTCGGAACGGACTGGAGACGGGGTGCAAATCCTGCTTTATCCTGACCTCGCGATGGCCGACCCCGTTTCGCTCTCACGACCCGATGACTTCGCCGCGATGCGCGTGGTGGAGGAGGCATTGGCGGAGCGCGCGGGTGCCTTGGCGGAGCGCGAGTTTTCCCTGCGCTGGATGGAGACCCACGCGCCGGTCCGGCATTTCCTGCTGGGATTCCTCAGCGATCGCTCCGTGGTGGATGACTGTCTGCAGGAGGTCGCCCTCATCGCCTGGAAGAAGGGTCCGCGCGATGGATCACCCGAGCAATTCCTCGCCTTCTCGCTGGAGTGTGCGAAGCGCCTCGCAATGGCGGAGGTGAGGAAAAAGTACCGCACGAAGAAGAAGCTGCTCAGCCTGGAGACCCACGCCGCACTCGCCACCCGCGCGATGGAATTCGAGCTGCGGGACGCGCATTCGCCGCGCGACCGCGTGTCTGCCCTGCGATCCTGCATGGCATCGCTGGAGCCGCCCGCGCGCCGCCTGCTGGAGCTGCGCTACGCCTCGCAGGGCGATCCTTCCGTCCTCAAGGGAGAGGCGCGGAAGACCGGCTCATCCATGGACGCGATCTACAAGAAGCTGGAGCGGCTGCGCGCGCTTCTCAAGGTCTGCGTCACCTCCAAGCTCAAGGGCCCCGGGAATGATGCCGAGTAA
- a CDS encoding flotillin family protein codes for MNLPSLLAQNSTQQIVTIGALALGAIIAAFAVLGLVYSMLYRKAQRGQALIRTGAGGTKVSFNGMMMVPVFHRMETMDISLKRVEIDRTAKNGLICKDNMRADIKVAFFVRVNQTDEDVLRVAQSVGCDRASNTEEIRSLFDAKFSEALKTVGKRFDFTELYEERETFRDEIIKIIGTNLNGFVLDDAAIDYLEQTPIEALDPDNILDAQGIKKITELTATQAKLANHIQRDKEKVIKQQDVEAREAILELERQLSETEAKQKREVDSVRAREQAETMKVQEEERQKAERARIAAQEEIDVATQNKERQVLVALRNKERTDVVEIERVRRDQELEAIERERVTSLKSIEKEKAVEIEKKAIQDVIKERVAVEKLVVVEQERIKDTEAFAGADRQKQVTVTLAEAVAQEEMIRKVKEAEASQEAAKLRADQDLYERVKAAEADKKAAELKAEQVVISAEAEQSASEKLAFAKKQLAEATAKETAAPGLGEAEVMLAKADAAQKQGTAEAEVSRLKFEAEAEGINKKAEAMKLLEEAGQAHEEFKLKLEKEKAIELAGINIQKDIAEAQAKVMGEAMKSAKIEIIGGESKFFDQIAGAISRGKSVDRMVAHSEVLHDVKETFFNGDPEYFKSQLREWAGQFGISSEDVKNLTVGAAIAQFLGSANGETRSKLISLLGAADRFGLADQNAAKVLG; via the coding sequence ATGAACCTGCCATCCCTGCTCGCACAAAACTCCACCCAACAAATCGTAACGATAGGCGCGTTGGCGCTCGGTGCGATAATCGCTGCCTTCGCGGTGCTGGGCCTCGTTTATTCGATGCTCTATCGCAAGGCCCAGAGAGGCCAGGCTCTGATTCGGACGGGCGCAGGTGGCACCAAGGTCAGCTTCAATGGCATGATGATGGTCCCCGTGTTCCATAGGATGGAGACCATGGACATCTCCCTCAAGCGCGTGGAGATCGACCGTACCGCGAAGAACGGCCTGATCTGCAAGGACAACATGCGCGCGGACATCAAGGTCGCCTTCTTCGTTCGTGTGAATCAGACCGACGAAGACGTGCTGCGCGTGGCTCAGTCGGTCGGTTGTGATCGCGCGTCGAATACCGAGGAGATCCGCTCGCTCTTTGACGCGAAGTTCTCCGAAGCATTGAAGACCGTCGGCAAGCGCTTCGATTTCACCGAGCTGTATGAAGAGCGCGAAACCTTCCGCGACGAGATCATCAAGATCATCGGCACGAACCTGAACGGCTTCGTCCTCGATGACGCCGCGATCGATTACCTCGAGCAGACTCCGATCGAAGCGCTTGATCCGGACAACATCCTCGACGCGCAGGGCATCAAGAAGATCACCGAACTCACCGCCACGCAGGCGAAGCTCGCGAACCACATCCAGCGCGACAAGGAGAAGGTCATCAAGCAGCAGGACGTGGAAGCCCGCGAGGCGATCCTCGAGCTGGAGCGCCAGCTTTCCGAGACCGAGGCGAAGCAGAAGCGCGAGGTGGACAGCGTGCGTGCCCGCGAACAGGCGGAGACGATGAAGGTGCAGGAAGAAGAGCGCCAGAAGGCCGAGCGCGCCCGCATCGCCGCGCAGGAGGAGATCGACGTCGCCACCCAGAACAAGGAACGCCAGGTCCTCGTCGCCCTGCGCAACAAGGAGCGCACCGACGTGGTCGAGATCGAGCGCGTGAGGCGCGACCAGGAGCTGGAGGCCATCGAGCGCGAGCGCGTCACCTCGCTCAAGTCGATCGAAAAGGAGAAGGCCGTCGAGATCGAGAAGAAGGCGATCCAGGACGTGATCAAGGAGCGCGTCGCGGTCGAGAAGCTCGTCGTGGTCGAGCAGGAGCGCATCAAGGACACCGAGGCTTTTGCCGGCGCTGACCGTCAGAAGCAGGTCACCGTCACCCTGGCCGAGGCCGTGGCGCAGGAGGAAATGATCCGCAAGGTGAAGGAAGCTGAGGCCAGCCAGGAGGCCGCGAAGCTGCGTGCCGACCAGGATCTCTACGAGCGCGTGAAGGCCGCCGAGGCCGACAAGAAGGCTGCCGAGCTGAAGGCCGAGCAGGTCGTCATCTCCGCCGAGGCCGAGCAGTCCGCGAGCGAGAAGCTGGCATTTGCCAAGAAGCAGCTCGCCGAAGCCACCGCGAAGGAAACCGCCGCGCCCGGACTTGGCGAAGCCGAGGTCATGCTGGCGAAGGCCGATGCCGCGCAGAAGCAGGGCACCGCCGAGGCGGAGGTCAGCCGCCTGAAGTTCGAGGCCGAGGCCGAGGGCATCAACAAGAAGGCCGAGGCGATGAAGCTGCTCGAGGAAGCCGGACAGGCCCACGAGGAATTCAAGCTCAAGCTGGAGAAGGAAAAGGCCATCGAGCTTGCCGGGATCAATATCCAGAAGGACATCGCCGAGGCGCAGGCCAAGGTCATGGGCGAGGCGATGAAGTCCGCCAAGATCGAGATCATCGGTGGCGAGAGCAAGTTCTTCGACCAGATCGCCGGGGCCATCTCCCGCGGCAAGTCGGTGGACCGCATGGTCGCCCACAGCGAGGTGCTGCACGATGTGAAGGAGACCTTCTTCAACGGGGATCCGGAATACTTCAAGTCACAGCTCCGCGAATGGGCCGGCCAGTTCGGCATCAGCAGCGAGGACGTGAAGAACCTCACCGTGGGTGCGGCCATCGCGCAGTTCCTCGGCAGTGCGAACGGTGAAACCCGCAGCAAGCTCATCAGCCTGCTCGGTGCCGCCGACCGCTTCGGCCTCGCCGACCAGAACGCCGCGAAGGTGCTTGGCTGA
- a CDS encoding autotransporter-associated beta strand repeat-containing protein — protein MKRTQGSHALNAAGLLCAALSMTLVSRAEDIYWSGAAGLWSDNTWSPQAPLGANGDHAYIEEQVVTIQDGIDATTGALIVRDSGGLVMTGGWLDLMGDAYYNVFLAIGDFDSAQGSFTMSGGTLNAYDGRIAIGFDQNSVGVATISGGTISHTNEFWVGQGAGSDGTLTLSGDAQINGTSWFAVGREGGTGELVVKDNAIINKSNGGNFKIAGDTGSQGTATIEGSGRVTINGVTEIGVGTNTTGVLTIKDSALVENPGLWSFMGGGGNTATLNLDGGAFKSNWIGKQGGTTTINFNGGTLIAQESGTSYLSAFADSDLHVLAGGFKFDSNGFDVAIVQGLSGVGSVTKLGEGALTLSGVGSYAGDTIVEEGVLILTQVGVLNDASTVRLETMESLVLAHGGTETVAGLVVGGVAQAPGPYTFGSGTLQVGGSSGDPFQTWAAAKGLDGTPGKESGLNDDPDGDGQANVIEFALNGDPLDPSDNGRIHVMTADSDAPGDPSAASELILTIAVLADTPAFTGTTSVSATIDGTTYTIQGSQDLTGFLTSVHPVTPITGTLPGAGTGYEYRSFSLGGSDGLTGKGFLRVVVER, from the coding sequence ATGAAAAGAACACAAGGATCCCACGCCCTGAATGCCGCCGGGCTGTTATGTGCGGCGCTGTCCATGACGCTCGTGTCCCGCGCGGAAGATATCTACTGGAGCGGTGCCGCCGGCCTGTGGTCGGACAATACTTGGAGTCCGCAGGCTCCCCTCGGCGCGAATGGCGACCACGCCTACATCGAGGAGCAGGTCGTCACCATCCAGGACGGGATCGATGCGACCACCGGTGCCTTGATCGTGCGCGACAGCGGCGGCCTCGTGATGACCGGTGGCTGGCTGGATCTCATGGGCGATGCCTACTACAATGTCTTCCTCGCCATCGGCGACTTCGACAGCGCCCAAGGCTCCTTCACGATGTCGGGTGGCACTCTGAATGCCTACGACGGCCGCATCGCCATCGGCTTCGACCAGAATTCCGTGGGCGTCGCAACCATCTCCGGCGGCACCATTTCGCACACGAATGAATTCTGGGTCGGCCAGGGCGCGGGCAGCGATGGCACGCTCACGCTTTCCGGCGACGCGCAGATCAATGGCACCAGTTGGTTCGCGGTCGGTCGCGAGGGCGGGACCGGCGAGCTGGTCGTGAAGGACAATGCCATCATCAACAAGAGCAACGGCGGCAACTTCAAGATCGCGGGCGACACGGGTTCCCAAGGCACCGCGACCATCGAGGGCTCCGGCAGAGTCACCATCAACGGCGTCACCGAGATCGGCGTGGGCACGAACACGACCGGCGTGCTGACCATCAAGGACTCCGCCCTCGTGGAAAATCCCGGCCTCTGGAGCTTCATGGGCGGCGGGGGAAACACCGCCACGCTCAATCTCGACGGCGGTGCCTTCAAGTCGAACTGGATCGGCAAACAGGGCGGCACCACCACGATCAATTTCAATGGCGGCACCCTCATCGCGCAGGAGAGCGGCACCAGCTACCTCTCCGCATTTGCCGACTCCGACCTGCACGTCCTCGCGGGTGGCTTCAAGTTCGACAGCAATGGCTTCGACGTCGCCATCGTGCAGGGCTTGAGCGGCGTTGGCTCCGTGACGAAGCTGGGCGAGGGCGCGCTGACGCTCTCGGGCGTCGGCTCCTACGCCGGGGATACCATCGTTGAGGAAGGCGTGCTCATCCTCACACAGGTCGGCGTGCTCAATGATGCCTCCACCGTCAGGCTGGAGACCATGGAGTCGCTCGTGCTTGCCCATGGTGGCACGGAGACGGTCGCCGGTCTGGTCGTCGGTGGCGTGGCGCAGGCACCCGGCCCCTACACCTTTGGCTCCGGCACGCTCCAGGTGGGCGGCTCTTCCGGCGATCCCTTCCAGACGTGGGCGGCGGCGAAGGGACTCGACGGCACGCCGGGGAAGGAAAGCGGACTCAACGATGATCCGGATGGCGATGGCCAGGCGAACGTCATCGAATTCGCGCTCAATGGCGACCCGCTCGATCCATCGGACAACGGTCGAATCCACGTGATGACCGCGGACAGCGATGCGCCCGGCGATCCGTCCGCTGCGAGCGAGCTCATCCTCACCATCGCGGTGCTTGCGGACACGCCCGCCTTCACCGGCACCACGTCGGTTTCCGCCACCATCGATGGCACCACCTACACCATCCAGGGCAGCCAGGATCTCACCGGCTTCCTCACCTCGGTGCATCCTGTCACACCGATCACCGGGACCTTGCCCGGGGCCGGCACCGGCTACGAGTACCGCAGCTTCAGCCTCGGCGGCTCGGACGGCCTCACCGGCAAGGGCTTCCTGCGGGTGGTGGTGGAGCGCTGA